The following proteins come from a genomic window of Carassius gibelio isolate Cgi1373 ecotype wild population from Czech Republic chromosome B8, carGib1.2-hapl.c, whole genome shotgun sequence:
- the ythdf1 gene encoding YTH domain-containing family protein 1, producing MSTTSIDPQTSKGQDAKVQNGSLHQKETVHDNDFEPYLTGQSNPNNSYQSMTDPYLSSYYAPSIGFPYPLSEAPWSTGGDPPIPYLTPYAPLSNGDHHFMHDTVFGQPGGLGSSIYPHRFNFFPENPAFSAWGTSGSQGQQTQSSAYGGSYSYPPSSLGGTLVPDGQTGFPNDTLNKAPGMNSLEQGMVGLKIGGDVTGGGSGVKTVGSVIGGGPVAAAVATGNGGTPLGLPPPKPTSWAAIASKPAKPQQLKLKTKPGMPMAGGTLPPPPIKHNMDIGTWDNKGPVTKVASPLPHHQQQPPLHSQGHLPPHHHGLPPPPQPPIPSAQSLAHQMAMQGPPPPLPYQNHTPAPPPQTRWVAPRNRNPGYGGGGSMDSSSSSSGGGVGNGGGGGPPGSCAVESHPVLEKLCAAHSYNPKEFDWNLKNGRVFIIKSYSEDDIHRSIKYSIWCSTEHGNKRLDTAFRGINGKGPVYLLFSVNGSGHFCGVAEMRSPVDYGTSAGVWAQDKWKGKFDVDWLFVKDVPNSQLRHIRLENNDNKPVTNSRDTQEVPLEKAKQVLKIIATYKHTTSIFDDFSHYEKRQEEEEVVRKNLEPAPLQNRSRLDQERQNRNKQ from the exons ATGTCTACCACCAGTATTGACCCACAG ACATCCAAAGGGCAAGACGCTAAAG TGCAAAATGGCTCTCTTCATCAGAAAGAAACAGTCCACGACAATGACTTTGAACCATACCTCACTGGCCAGTCCAATCCG AATAACAGTTATCAATCAATGACCGACCCATACCTGTCTAGCTACTATGCCCCCTCGATTGGGTTCCCATACCCCCTCAGCGAGGCCCCCTGGTCCACCGGTGGAGACCCGCCGATCCCTTACCTCACTCCGTATGCCCCCCTCAGCAATGGAGACCATCACTTCATGCATGACACTGTGTTCGGACAGCCAGGGGGTCTGGGTAGTAGTATCTATCCACACCGCTTCAACTTTTTCCCCGAAAACCCAGCGTTTTCCGCCTGGGGTACGAGCGGCTCCCAGGGCCAGCAGACTCAGAGCTCTGCATACGGGGGCAGTTACAGTTACCCGCCCAGTTCTTTAGGTGGCACCCTGGTACCCGACGGGCAAACGGGCTTCCCAAATGACACTCTGAACAAGGCGCCTGGTATGAACAGCTTAGAGCAAGGCATGGTGGGTTTGAAGATCGGCGGTGACGTGACTGGAGGTGGTTCTGGCGTAAAGACGGTGGGCTCTGTGATCGGTGGAGGGCCGGTGGCGGCTGCTGTGGCCACGGGTAACGGCGGGACTCCACTAGGGCTACCGCCTCCCAAACCCACATCCTGGGCAGCCATCGCAAGCAAACCGGCCAAGCCTCAGCAGCTAAAGTTGAAGACCAAGCCGGGGATGCCCATGGCTGGAGGCACCCTTCCCCCACCACCCATCAAACACAACATGGACATTGGCACCTGGGATAATAAGGGGCCTGTGACTAAAGTGGCCTCGCCATTGCcccaccaccagcagcagcctccGCTCCACTCCCAGGGTCACCTACCGCCTCACCATCATGGGCTCCCGCCCCCACCTCAGCCCCCTATCCCGTCTGCCCAATCACTTGCCCATCAGATGGCGATGCAGGGTCCGCCCCCTCCACTGCCTTACCAGAACCACACCCCTGCTCCTCCCCCTCAAACCCGGTGGGTTGCCCCACGTAACCGCAACCCTGGTTACGGTGGGGGTGGCAGCATGGATAGCAGCAGCTCATCGAGTGGTGGAGGGGTCGGCAACGGTGGTGGCGGAGGACCTCCAGGGTCCTGTGCTGTGGAATCCCACCCGGTCCTTGAAAAGCTGTGTGCAGCACACAGCTACAATCCCAAGGAATTTGATTGGAACCTGAAAAATGGCCGGGTTTTCATCATTAAGAGCTATTCGGAGGACGACATCCACCGCTCCATCAAGTACTCCATCTGGTGCAGCACGGAACATGGCAACAAGCGGCTGGATACAGCCTTTCGTGGCATCAACGGCAAGGGTCCTGTCTATCTGCTGTTCAGTGTCAACGGCAGCGGACACTTCTGCGGCGTAGCGGAGATGCGCTCGCCTGTAGACTACGGCACCAGCGCCGGCGTTTGGGCGCAGGACAAGTGGAAGGGCAAATTCGATGTGGACTGGCTGTTTGTTAAAGATGTACCCAACAGCCAGCTCAGGCACATCCGCCTGGAGAACAATGACAACAAGCCCGTGACCAACTCCCGTGACACGCAGGAGGTGCCTCTGGAGAAGGCCAAGCAGGTGCTGAAGATCATCGCCACCTACAAACACACCACCTCCATCTTCGATGACTTCTCACACTACGAGAAACGacaagaggaggaggaggtggtaaGAAAG AACCTAGAGCCTGCTCCTCTCCAGAATCGATCCCGACTGGATCAA GAACGCCAGAACCGAAATAAACAATAG